From a single Diachasmimorpha longicaudata isolate KC_UGA_2023 chromosome 15, iyDiaLong2, whole genome shotgun sequence genomic region:
- the LOC135169800 gene encoding uncharacterized protein LOC135169800, with product MLSYMIKALSTSLSYFGDLKDVLPEEEKTVEFLKSKIRTTMMEREKETRQSETNSQNSNAFNTEANKDTRTCFKCGKPGHIHRDCRQQTDNGRWQNTGRSRGRGRPDYSRGRSNYRGNNRGYQRGNYRGNANSTSRYRGESDQHRLFETSVTMAKPVDVKLGDGRCTKATKFGRIKIFFRVEDKEIPVNLINVFYDDKLDQKF from the exons ATGCTAAGTTACATGATCAAGGCTCTCTCCACGTCATTAAGTTATTTTGGAGACCTAAAAGATGTCTTaccagaggaagaaaagacAGTAGAATTCCTTAAAAGCAAAATAAGGACAACAATGATGGAACGAGAGAAAGAAACAAGACAATCAGAAACCAATTCTCAGAATTCCAACGCATTTAACACTGAGGCAAATAAAGACACGCGAACGTGCTTTAAGTGCGGCAAACCAGGTCACATACATCGTGATTGCAGACAACAAACAGACAACGGTAGATGGCAGAACACAGGCAGATCACGAGGTAGAGGCAGACCAGACTATTCACGGGGTAGAAGTAACTACAGAGGAAACAACAGAGGCTACCAGAGGGGAAACTACAGAGGCAATGCAAACTCAACATCGAGGTATCGAGGAGAATCTGACCA ACACAG ATTATTTGAAACTAGTGTAACGATGGCAAAGCCAGTTGATGTAAAATTGGGAGACGGTAGATGCACGAAGGCGACAAAATTTGGtagaattaaaatatttttccgagTTGAAGATAAAGAAATTCCAGTTAATCTGATTAATGTATTTTAT gATGACAAGCTAgatcaaaaattttga
- the LOC135169524 gene encoding uncharacterized protein LOC135169524, with amino-acid sequence MCYWKKSRLSSVGSKIKCRTIGEIVKEAKGIHPDKHIPAPAPSTRSNSDKFLQRLIERGIQEDKQNHLVEFFKPRASWEKISLHHLALSYSGNRLDIDEFLNYCPNSYTYEDCAAVANCTKDQSESPIWYEMRYGRITALILYETCRCRTTEGALFRKIMGGKMIETDAMARGRELEADVIKIVEELIGEKISKSGLLLSPMYPWFGASPDGVTKTAVIEVKCPMKVETVSNYYANNTVNSKFRA; translated from the coding sequence ATGTGTTATTGGAAGAAGTCAAGATTGTCTTCCGTAGGATCTAAAATAAAATGTAGGACCATCGGGGAGATAGTCAAAGAAGCAAAAGGAATACATCCAGACAAACACATTCCGGCACCTGCGCCATCTACGAGGAGCAACTCCGATAAATTTTTACAGAGGTTAATAGAACGAGGAATTCAGGAAGATAAGCAAAATCatcttgttgaatttttcaaacctAGGGCCAGTTGGGAAAAAATCTCACTCCATCATTTAGCTTTGAGTTATTCTGGAAATCGTCTTGACatcgatgaatttttgaacTATTGTCCGAACAGTTATACATATGAAGACTGTGCGGCAGTGGCTAATTGCACGAAAGATCAGAGTGAATCCCCGATTTGGTATGAGATGAGATATGGCCGAATTACAGCCTTAATTCTCTACGAGACCTGTCGTTGTCGTACAACAGAAGGAGCGCTCTTCAGAAAAATCATGGGAGGAAAAATGATAGAGACTGATGCGATGGCGAGGGGAAGAGAGTTGGAAGCAGATGTCATAAAGATTGTAGAAGAGTTAATCGGagagaaaatatcaaaatctGGCTTATTATTATCGCCTATGTACCCATGGTTTGGAGCATCACCCGATGGTGTAACAAAAACTGCTGTCATTGAAGTCAAGTGCCCGATGAAAGTCGAAACTGTCTCCAATTATTATGCCAACAACACCGTGAATTCTAAATTCCGAGCATAA